One stretch of Arachis duranensis cultivar V14167 chromosome 1, aradu.V14167.gnm2.J7QH, whole genome shotgun sequence DNA includes these proteins:
- the LOC107467459 gene encoding V-type proton ATPase subunit e1, which translates to MGFFVTSLIFLVVGIIACLFTRICCNRGPSTNIFHLTLVITATICCWMMWAIVYLAQMKPLIVPILNEGE; encoded by the exons ATGGGTTTCTTCGTAACGTCGCTAATCTTTTTAGTTGTTGGTATAATCGCGTGCCTTTTCACCAGAATTTGCTGCAACAGAGGGCCTTCTACTAATAT CTTTCACCTAACTTTGGTCATTACTGCAACAATATGCTGTTGGATGAT GTGGGCGATTGTATATCTGGCGCAGATGAAACCGCTCATAGTACCAATACTGAATGAGGGCGAATAA
- the LOC107473272 gene encoding LOW QUALITY PROTEIN: long-chain-alcohol O-fatty-acyltransferase-like (The sequence of the model RefSeq protein was modified relative to this genomic sequence to represent the inferred CDS: deleted 2 bases in 1 codon) gives MDDEIQNFFKVWMIATICLCYCYYISSTIPKAFFRLLSILPVLFIFLTLPFSLHSFHLGGPTTFFLVWLSSFKLVLFSFNQPPLXXXXXXXXXXXXXASLPIKLKQQPIKTNNPKLENPKKPILLPLKVVFLAAIIRAYDYRESMHSYMILILYCCHMYLGIELVLAIAAAPVRTVFGFEIEPQFNEPYLSTSLQDFWGRRWNLMVTSILRPTVYDPVRSGSTGIFGITCASRAAMLATFFVSGLMHELIYYYLSRVSPTWEVTWFFVLHGVCTAVEVAVKKVMIRRGWRLHPVVSGLLTLTFLAVSGNWLFFPQLVRNGVDRKAIREYAILVNFVRSKLPVNLVNSL, from the exons atggatgatgaaattcaaaatttcttcaagGTATGGATGATAGCCACAATATGTCTCTGCTATTGCTACTACATCTCTTCAACAATACCAAAAGCCTTCTTCAGACTCCTTTCCATTCTTCCTgttctcttcatcttcctcaCCCTTCCCTTCTCTCTCCACTCCTTCCACCTCGGTGGCCCCACCACCTTCTTCCTCGTTTGGCTCTCATCTTTCAAACTCGTTCTTTTCTCCTTCAACCAACCCCCTCTT NNNNNNNNNNNNNNNNNNNNNNNNNNNNNNNNNNNNNTAGCTTCCCTTCCCATAAAACTCAAACAACAACCAATCAAAACCAATAATCCAAaattagaaaaccctaaaaaaccgaTCTTGCTTCCCCTAAAAGTGGTTTTCTTGGCCGCAATAATCCGTGCCTATGATTACAGAGAATCCATGCATTCTTACATGATCTTGATCCTCTACTGCTGCCACATGTACCTAGGTATAGAGCTTGTGCTAGCCATAGCTGCAGCACCGGTTCGAACCGTTTTCGGCTTCGAGATCGAGCCGCAGTTCAACGAGCCGTACCTAAGCACTTCACTTCAAGACTTCTGGGGTCGTCGGTGGAACCTCATGGTTACAAGTATTCTACGCCCTACCGTATACGATCCGGTTAGAAGTGGTTCTACCGGTATTTTTGGAATCACGTGCGCGTCACGTGCTGCCATGCTGGCCACGTTCTTTGTGTCGGGGTTAATGCATGAGTTGATATATTACTATCTTTCACGTGTTTCTCCCACGTGGGAGGTCACGTGGTTTTTTGTGCTCCATGGAGTGTGTACGGCGGTGGAGGTGGcggtgaagaaggtgatgatccgccGTGGGTGGAGGTTACACCCTGTGGTGTCGGGGTTGCTGACGTTGACGTTCTTGGCTGTGAGTGGGAACTGGCTGTTTTTTCCTCAGCTGGTGAGGAATGGTGTGGATAGGAAGGCTATTAGGGAGTATGCTATATTGGTAAATTTTGTGAGGTCTAAGTTACCGGTAAATTTGGTTAACTCTctatga